The genomic stretch atatttatatttatatattattcattGATGTGTgtataaatcaaatataataCAGGTAAATTGAATCGAATcagataataaataaattaataataaaggtGTCTGGACAAAGTTCTTTCCCCATTTTTTTTACGCTTATCTGCTTTTCTTTCGAcaaaatatctttaatataactcaaataataaatattactaaaaaaaataacattaataattccGATAActcttaaataattaattctgccaatttcaatattcaaaatcacTTAAGATTAGTATTACTATTCTTTTAACTTGATattaaagtattaatattcacTTCACACCTCActattgatttatttttcatattaatatggcattatcaatttcaatattccCACCAAGAATTTggtcaaaaattatttctagAACCAATGGAAGATCTTTGGATATCTTTAAATACTGCTGTTGTTGTACTTCTAGTACTACTAAAGCATTATATAGATTTATCAGCATTTGGAGTGGGTTCTTActtatattcaatattttaatactaTTGCTTTGTTTAAGAACATCCAATAAATATCCAttgtttttaaaatatttattcccCAAATTATCAGAAGCTTTATCTGTTGAAATTggtattatttatatactactttatattatttcagcttccaatattattacagGATTTGTTGGTGCTATAACAACGTATtcttataatattatagCTCTCAAGATATATATGGTATGCAATTATTTAAACATcattaaagatattatattctttattgttattaatatattgttAAATAAATGGCATATAGCTTTCATTCATGTTGttacttttttctttatgtTGTTCCTTATATTTATACTTATTGGGCTTTTAAGTTCTTTTGTAGCAGAAAATCTCTTATATATTcttgaagaagaaagagaTGAGAGTTCTACTGCTCAAAATACTGAAACAGCATCAGATTCAACAAACAGTAGAATTGCCAagaatgatgaaaatggtAATAAAGATCTTGAAGTAGCCAAAGATGAtgaaactaataataattcagcaatacaaaattaaatataattgtaaattaagaatgaattccaattttctttaaatacttATCAGTTCCCATTACATATCTTCTACCATTTGGACATACATTAATACAATCAACATTAGTAATAGATTCATCAACTCTGAATTCAGTTGGAACAGTACATGCACCTCCATTTTTTGGAGATGTAAATTGACGGTAAGCTTCTATAGTAAAAATATTAGTCTTGGAACATTTTATACAATCTTTTGCATTTTTTGGTAACAAATCAACATGACAAGGTTGTGGTAACAGTACTTTTGTTTGAAGATTACATACCAATTCCTCTGGCTCTTTCAGGGAATTTGAACCGCGTGCAAATAATCTGAATtgttcattatttaattttccGTCTGGTAATACTAAACCTTCAGCATTACCAATTTTCATAGGCATAAATAACCAATTTGGTTTTTCATTTCTAGATTGTTCACTAAATATAGATCTCGTAGCTTGAACAGTACTatctaaaataattaatgcttctttgtaattttctatttcatgatcttttaaattatgaTGACTTTTTAATTGACAAGTCTTGATAGATCCAAAAGATGCTGCAGTTACCTGACATCTTGTGAAATTACTgtcaatattattgttttgtttgttattactattattattattgctattattattattgttattattataatcatcattttttgaTTCGGGTATGCCTGAATTTTTACTAACATCACCAAATATTATACGattaaataactttttaataatatcaatataaTTACTTTGGTTAACTTTTATAGCCTTTTTAATActtgtaataattttagtattattttcaaactttgaatttttatcCTTTGCTATATTAtgtattaattcattatcattacTCTTTAAAAAGGTGAATCCATCTGGTAATACAAATCTAATTTCATCAGCTTCTTGAAATAAATGGAAAAATACCCAAATATTAGTAGTCTTATTTAACTGGGAATCTTCAAGATATACCATACAATCACTGCATGGATTTGTATTACATGGTTTATATTCAACAATAGGCTTCTTATTACTAACACATGGGTATTCAAATGAATCTGGATATAACTTCTCACCAATCCATCTTGGTATTCCATTAGCTACTTGTACAATACTTGTAATATTACCAAATCCGCCACATGGAAATGGACAAAATCCCCATGGATATTCTGAAGCTATAGTTCTTAAATTTTCTCTCTCAACTCTACATCCAAATTCTTTGTTACAATCCTGTTTCATTTCAAATGGACAAtcagaatatttaataacCATACCTAAAGACTTACTCCATCCCAtttgtttttcttcattCCATGGGTATAAAGTCTCACAATCTGGACCATTACCAGAATtagttaataatatttttctataCTCAATTCTTTTTCCTTTATTCTTTGAAGCATTACAAGTAACAGTACATGGTATTAATTCTTCCCATGGACCTAATTGGCAACTTACATTACATGGTGTATCACCACATTCTCTTTTCTGATAAGCTCCACCACataattcttcatctttACCAGAAAGTAGAGTTCTTCTCCATATTTCAACACCAGAATCACAAGTTGAACTGCATCCAGTTTCTCTTCTCCATGGACTCCATTGACATTCAGCTTTAAGCAATAAACGCGTATTTTCATGTACTTTAGTAATATAATGACCAGATGAAAAGCGAATTTTTGATAGCCACCAGAAATTCTTGGGGTCATTTTGAACTTTTCTTGTTTCAACAGGAGTTCTTACCTTTAATTGAAATCGATAGTATCCCGGCGCAGGGAATACAGATTCatcttgattttgaattacAAAGTAGATTGACCCATTTGCAGATACTGTTGTACATTTGATTGATATTGGAATAGATTTCATTACTTCTGGACTAATTTCTTGTAAATGTTTAACACATGTACATAATTTCTCACTTTTTGGCAATGTATATGATGGTGGagtagaaataataaagtaatcAATGGTATGACCTTCAAAAGTTGAAAAAGGTAAGGTAAGAGTTGCAAATATATCTATATCTGAATCAACAAAAcgattattttcttcaatttgaaaaatcatTGTTTTCTGAAAATCTATTTCATTTTGAGATTTTCTTCCTTTTGTTTGAGTTGAAGTTTCTAGAATTGAATCCTTATTCATACCAAtaagtaaattatttaattccaaattgTTAGCAAAAATTTGATCAATATCAGTTTCACTTgctttatttaattgaagtgaatcaatttcatcattttgcATTCTATAAGAGTCATTTATTGACTCCAATTTCGATATTCCAGTTACTTCATTATCTGTTTGTTGCTCATTACTTCCCCTTGATCTAAGTATACTTTCGTCCATATTTTGTATACTTACAGGAGGAGAATAATCAGTAGATTCACCAAACAGTCCCCCCacataatatataattagtataaatacaaatttaattcCCATTTCCTTTCCACATgtatatattgaaaattatttttaccTTATATAAACTTTAATTATGATTCACTTATTTCTTAGGCAGATAACTTGTACCAATAtctgaaaaatatatttattgtaAGCTTAATTAATtggtttattattattattattatatttttttttctggtTGTTTTGAATAAGTATATTTGAACTTTACTTTTAATGACTTAGCTGTTAGCACTCTAAGTTTTCTTATCTTTCTataatgattaatatttacaCTGTTTTATTCAATGATTTCTTTAAACCAGTATTCATATCACAATTTGTTCTCCATTTCAAGCTCATCCCGTCTAATGTcgatttttattattttttaaaaattttccTTCAAATGCATTTCCATTTACACACGGCGCCAATTCCCCACATGCATTTTAGTGTCATATCCAACCACTAAAAATTTGACCaaaaagttttttttaataacttaaaTTGTATAAAACAACCTCTAAGTTAACATttaagtattattaatctttgtttttatttattgttttcaaaattattttattccCAATTTTGTCATTGaactttaaataaagatgGCCTTTCATCTTTTCCCCACATAGTTGCACAcgtaattataataatcagattataaatatattttctccTTAAAATTTGGATCTTTTCAAATTGTTTTCTCtatcatttaaaattattctcattttcattttcttatttCATTCTTATTGTCCGTTTCTATTGccattaatttaataatttttaaaaaccgtcaaataatttcaaagtataaatattaatttagtattttttttctataaaCTTATTGGTATTTCAACTTCTTATTATTGTCCACATAATACTGGCATGacaaaaacaaattattttcttaaCTACATACCGGAGTACATGCAATCCTTGCATgtagtaaaaaaaaaaaaagaaagttgATATAAggaaatttgaaaaaatgaGATAAAATTATGTTGATTAAACTTTCAGAAAATGTACAGAACTTTGTAAATCTTACAACTATCGGAAATGAAagcattaaataattaaaaaatagaGTAAGAGTTATTGGAATAATAACATTAGTAGATTTAAACCAGAGATAAAAGTAGTTAGTTTAGTGGTTGCATTAGTACTAGTGGTGCAGTAATAgcagaaattattttattcatattaagaaaaaattaataagaaagGAAGTAATAGGTAGTTTTATGTCCAACCCGAAATGCAGAATCTAAAACTAAGCTTAAAGTAAAAGAAAATACATTGTCTTTTCAAACATTTGAAGCACAAATAAAAAGCAGTACCAATTAACTGTAGAGTAAATGCACGACAAATTCAGGgtaaaattagaaattaatttttcatcTTAAGTTATTCACTGGAACacttatttatattcaaaaataagaGAATTATTCAGAGAATTGAAAACTAACacataaaaaaaaagatgaaaattaatagaagagaattcaatattaacaaaaaaaaaattcacaaattcaaaatactCTTTCAATAAAGGGAATAATACGTCAAAGTGACGCAAGTTTTTTTAGGCAGCTCCTCtactaaatttaaaaaaaaaattcatttatctctattattatttaatttaaatacaaTGCTatatttccattattaatattaattcataaatatatattacaGTTCGAccttttcttcaaattttatCTATGATTACCGCTAATTCTGATAATTTTCATTCTGCTAGTTTTCATatgtaatttttaattaactACTATTATTTC from Cryptosporidium parvum Iowa II chromosome 8, whole genome shotgun sequence encodes the following:
- a CDS encoding CpTSP12; extracellular protein with 1 TSP1 domain, coding for MGIKFVFILIIYYVGGLFGESTDYSPPVSIQNMDESILRSRGSNEQQTDNEVTGISKLESINDSYRMQNDEIDSLQLNKASETDIDQIFANNLELNNLLIGMNKDSILETSTQTKGRKSQNEIDFQKTMIFQIEENNRFVDSDIDIFATLTLPFSTFEGHTIDYFIISTPPSYTLPKSEKLCTCVKHLQEISPEVMKSIPISIKCTTVSANGSIYFVIQNQDESVFPAPGYYRFQLKVRTPVETRKVQNDPKNFWWLSKIRFSSGHYITKVHENTRLLLKAECQWSPWRRETGCSSTCDSGVEIWRRTLLSGKDEELCGGAYQKRECGDTPCNVSCQLGPWEELIPCTVTCNASKNKGKRIEYRKILLTNSGNGPDCETLYPWNEEKQMGWSKSLGMVIKYSDCPFEMKQDCNKEFGCRVERENLRTIASEYPWGFCPFPCGGFGNITSIVQVANGIPRWIGEKLYPDSFEYPCVSNKKPIVEYKPCNTNPCSDCMVYLEDSQLNKTTNIWVFFHLFQEADEIRFVLPDGFTFLKSNDNELIHNIAKDKNSKFENNTKIITSIKKAIKVNQSNYIDIIKKLFNRIIFGDVSKNSGIPESKNDDYNNNNNNNSNNNNSNNKQNNNIDSNFTRCQVTAASFGSIKTCQLKSHHNLKDHEIENYKEALIILDSTVQATRSIFSEQSRNEKPNWLFMPMKIGNAEGLVLPDGKLNNEQFRLFARGSNSLKEPEELVCNLQTKVLLPQPCHVDLLPKNAKDCIKCSKTNIFTIEAYRQFTSPKNGGACTVPTEFRVDESITNVDCINVCPNGRRYVMGTDKYLKKIGIHS